GACCCACTCCATCATGTGGCTTTCCaagagttgcttcttgaggtatCGATTTCTCAATCAGACTGCAGTACGTTCTTTCGCTCACTTTTACTCTAAGCAACAAGCTGTGATCGAAAACATGGCTTTATGCATACACAGATTGGGTACAACAATGGCGTGCCGATAGATGATGAGTTCTTCATCAAAAATATTGCTGGAAGGAGTGATGCTGAGGCTGCCCAGAATTTGTTCCCAGACTGGGAGCTTGAGAAGGGGCTCAAGTTCCTAGCGGAGAAGGATGCTAAATACAGAAGGTACAATACTGTGCTCCTGCTCCTAGTTTTCAGAAAGCTGAATAATTCAGAGTTTGCAGCGGCACTGGGTACTGGGTACTATACTAGGCTGTGGAGGGTTCCGTTCTCTCTTATGACGTCCACTCACCAATGACTTATTTTTGCTTCTTTTTTATTTGCTGTATACCTTGCATCATTACATTTGAGAACTGGTACTTAGTTACAAACTTACAACTTGATGGGCCACTGAATATTTCTAGTTGTTCCTTTCCTTCAGTTTGGCAAAAGAGCGCTTGGAACATGTGAAAGGCCTTGGGAAAGTGGTTCAGTGGGTCAAGGATCACGGCTACAAGCGTGCAGCAGTTACCAACGCCCCTAGGATTAACGCAGAGCTCATGATCTCACTCCTTGGCCTCTCGGACTTCTTCCAGGCCATTATTATCGGAGGTGAATGTGAGCAGCCGAAGCCTGCCCCATACCCGTACCTGAAGGCCCTCAAGGAGCTTCAGGTTTCTGCAGAACACACCTTCATCTTTGAGGTAAATCAACACTGGTGCCTTGAATTCGCTGGAGCTCTTCTGATCTGCTTGGATTCGTACTAATGAGAGATTCTTGTTGCAGGATTCTGCTTCTGGCATACGTGCTGGTGTTGCAGCAGGAATGCCTGTCGTCGCCGTGGCGACGAGGAACCCTGAGAAATCCCTTCTGGAAGCAGGAGCCAGCTTGCTGATCAAGGACTATGAGGACCCCAAGCTCTGGGCTGCGCTTGAGGAGATCGACAGAGAGGAAGCTAAGCTAAAGAAGGCCAGCGCATGAGATGAGATGACGATGAACAGTTGATTAGATTTATTAGCAAATTAATTTTACCCCGTGTTGCAGCTGAAGGAACGGCAAAGGGCTCAATTGGGTATATTTTGACCTTCTAGTTTGgtattgtttttttttcttgatgAATTGAGACCAAATAAGAACTCAGAAATCTTGCCGTGGGTGGTTATGATTGTTTGATGGATGGGACTCGCTCCGTGAAAATGACAAATCTGGTGGGTCTTGTTGTGTACCATCTCTGAATACTGACTTGTTGCATCCACTCTTGACTTGGTGATCTGAAAGAAAGATGGCAATTCCTTCTACTCTTGATTTTGAATTCCATTCATTCATCAAATTAATCGTTGTTTTCTTAAGATTTTTAATTCTAGCCGTGGTTATGGATACCGTTCTTTATTTAAAGAAAGACTGTGCTATGGAAACCGTGTTGAAAGTGCGTGCTTTCTGGTGCTATGCAGCATAAACTGGAGTCAGAGTCAAAAAAAAATTATGAACGCCTTTTCAAAAGGCAGGCAggtcaaaaagaaaaaaaaattgtgAGGCACACGATGGAATGGCATGGGACTAGGGGAGGTGTGTAAAATGAGATGATGACTGCCGGTGCCACCAACCGCGCCAACGAATCCTCACCAACCAAACCCTCTTCCTCCTAGTTTCTTATATATAAAATGGCCAGACAGCATCATCAGCAAGCTCACCAGTTTCTTCAGAGGAAGCCATGGCAAGGTAACCCCGATGCACGAATTCAGTCAAATTTctccaaaatttcaaaatacTTTGTCGTCCTTTTTTCCTCTCTGGAACCAACATTCCAGGTGACATTTGCTGTTGTCTGAATGGTTTGCAGCGCGATCGGCAGAGTCGCTTCCCTGGAAGCCGTCTTGTTCGACATCGACGGGACGATGGCCATCTCCGACCCCTTCCACCACCGGGCCACCTCCGAGATGCTCATCAAGGTGGGCTACAACGATGGCGTGCCCATCACGCACGAGTTCGGCATGACGCAcatggccggccggagcaaCGAGCAGATCGGCCAGTTCCTGTTCCCGGGCTGGGACCAGGGCAGGCTCGATGCCTTCTTCGCCGAGAAGGAGGCGCTCTTCGCCAGGTACGCCGGCGAGGGGCTCAAGGAGATCGCCGGCCTGACCGCGCTGTGCCGGTGGGCCAGCGAGCGCGGGCTCAAGCGCGCGGCGGTGACCAACGCGCCCAGGGCCAACGCCGAGCTCATGATCTCCATCCTCGGCCTCTccgacttcttccagctcgtcgTCACCGGCGAGGACTGCGAGCGCTCCAAGCCCTTCCCGGACCCCTACCTCAGGGCGCTCGACCTGCTCGGCGCCTCGCCGGGCCACACCCTCGTCTTCGAGGACTCCCCCATCGGGGTGCAGGCCGGCGTTGCGGCCGGTATGCCGGTGATTGCCATCGCCGACGAGAGCCGGGAGGGCAAGCTCCTCGCCGTCGGCGCCTCGCTCGTCATCAGGGACTACAGGGATCCAAAGCTGTGGGCCGAACTGGGCAAATTGGACACCACCAGGCCTCGGGAAAGCTGCTGAGGCCAATGGAGTAGTGCTGCATAGCAATAGCAGAGCACGACACTGAAAATCAATTTCTTGCTATATTTCATTTCACGCAAAACTGTCATTAATGTATGATGTACCTTTAAGGTCATACAAAGTTGCCCGTAGGCCAAGCCGGTAGAAATAAGCAAGAACAAAATTGATAGCTCTTTGTTCCCTATGTTAACACGAGCTTATCCACTTCAGTGTCGTGTACTCCCTGCAGCCATCGTCGACTACAAGCGGAAAACATGGTACAGGCATATACATACACCAAAACAGAGACATGGTGATCCATCAGCTTGACGAGTATCTCTTTGACAATGCCTCGTAATGTCTAATTTGCTGCAATCAAGAAGAACGAGATCAAAGGGTGAAATAAGCGAGGGTAGGACAACGGTGAGCAGAAAGATTAGCATTGACACTAGGATCCTGTAGAATCAGCATTTGCCCACACCTGTTCAGATACTGATGGCTTAACCTTTGATAGAGCACGTTCGAAGTGTGACAGCTCAATCAAAGAAGAGGAACTCATTGACGATATCCCGTTGTCAAGGAATTCCAATCTCTCTTCCAATGCTGCCATCGCTGCTTCATTGACCTGACGAAAGAAACATAAGAGCACTCTTACGTCAGATTGAATTCATCAGCTAGACAGCTACTCATCCCAAAGCAAAACACTCATAATAGGAGGGGGAATGAAGACTACGATACGCAAAATAAGGCACTAGTGCTTCGGACAAGTTAACAAAAGTTCAATGAAATCACAGAAATTACCAGTGATGCTAGGTCAGCCCCAGTGAGATTGTTGCATTCCTCACGATGTGCCAGTGCAGCCAAATCGACATCAGATGAGATGGGCTTGCTTCGAGCATGTGCTTTTAATATTGAGACCCGCTCTTCTGCACCAGGTAAAGGTACAAAATGTTTCTTCCCAAATCTACCAGGCCGTAGAACAGCATCATCTATCACATCAATTCTGTAAAAGAGGGTCTGCAGATATCAACCATCCATTCTGGGTTAAATATGAAAAACTAGGCCTGTCACCTTCTGAAGGTTACCTGTTTGTAGCTCCTATCACATAGACACCTTGCCGTTGATCAGCACCATCAAGTTCAATAAGTAACTGAAAACAGAAGAATCAGAATTACACAGAACAGAAAAACAACATAAAGGAAAAGAACATGTTAGAGAATACTGTTTTCTGAATAGGCAGGTTGTACAAACTGTACAATATTCAAACCTGATTTAGGAGACGTTCAACAACCCATCCTCCCTCTTTCCCTCTCTTTGTTGTTAAAGCATCTACCTGCCACATCATATTGGATTAAAACTTGAACACTGTATACCAAGAGAAACAGCTTCCCCACTGAGACAATAAAGTTACTTGACTGCAAAGTACAAATGCAGCTAACACCCAGAATTTATTTCAAGTGATTAATCCAAGCTCTCCTCAACATAATGTATTATATGGCAAGGCTACACATGCTCTCTTACCTCATCGAAAAATAAGATGCATGGGGAATTTGTGCGTGCCCGAGTGAATATTTTCCTCACTTCTGATTCACTTTCCCCAACGTACTTGTTCAATAGCTCAGGCCCCTAAAGAATCATAAAAGAAATACCTTAGAACTAGTTTGTATGATTTCGAAAAAGTGAAGTCAAAATATGGAAATCCAAATGTCATGTACCTTGATATGAATAAAATTAGCCCCTGCCTCATGGGCCACTGCTTTTGCTATTAGTGTTTTCCCACAGCCTGGAGGTCCAAACAACAGGAAGCCAGCTTGCATATTCACTCCAAACACCTTGAAAGACAAAAAACAAAGAGGACATGAAAACCAAGTGTAAACAATAGTCGACATGTAAAAGTATAAAAAAAAAGTAAACATCATGGCTGCCTATGAACTTATGTATATTAAAACGCACTCTTACTTTAAGGCGTCAATCACAGTAGTCAATAGAACACTAGATAAAAGAAAGTACAATTCAGTATTCACCTCATAATCTTCAGGATGCTTGATACATCGAATAATGCAGCGGTCAAACTCTTTCCTCAATGAATCAAGACCTCCAACATCATCCCATGTGACATCAGGGACAGATGAAAACCCTTCTCTTCTCAAGGATGGTTGAACCATTTTGGTTGCTTCCTTCAGCAAGTGAAATGAAGACATATATTCAAAACGGTAATCAATAGGAATCTGATATAAAAATCTAATGACAGAAGAAAACTGGGAGGAGGAAATATGCCCATATATCAAAATGCAAAAGCTTTAGGGGATAATGTGATCGAACTGTAATCCAAATGTAGCTTACACTGGATGAAACTAACACAGAATTCTTGGACATGCGCTATACATGGAAAAGGTGCAAACCTTACCTCAAAGTCGTCCATTGTAATATGTAGGCCCTCCACCTCACCGGCATCCCAAGGTTGTCTCCACCAGTCATGCTTGCTATTTCCATCATGATTACGACAGTACTGAGCTCTTCTTTCATCAATTATTCTCTTCATTGCTAGATTGCCTGCTTTGTCCACTAACGCCTTCAGGTCAGCACCAACAAAACCTGGTGTGGCCCTAGCTATCTTGAACAAGTCAAATTCGCCTTCAAGTCGGAGATTCTGAGTAAGCATCTTCAGTATCTGTTTTCGTGCATTCTCATCTGGAACACCAAGAGATATCTCTCGATCAAACCTTCCCGGCCGCCGCAGAGCTTGATCCACAGCATCAGGCCTATTCGTGGCTCCAATGACAATAACATAACCAGGTTTCTTTTCAGATGATTCTGCGTCCAAATCACTGCTGCCCGATCCAATATTCTGGTGGAATTGATCCATGCATGTCATTAATTGAGTAACTATCCGTCGCTCCATCTCTCGTTGCAGATTCTCCCTCTTAGATGCAATTGCATCTATTTCATCAATGAATACAATCGAGGGAGCAGTCCTATAGGCCTTCTGAAACAAGCCCCTGATGTTTTCCTCAGAAGCTCCTGCAAGAACATGTGCATTATGAGGTGAGCTTCCGCATGATTCCTGACAGAGAATTCAATCTGTGTGTAGGAATGTATGTGAAACACAAAGAAAATATATACTCTCATTTGTTGGTTAGCCACAAGTTGTTTTGAAAATTGTTGAtcatatatgaacctttcagcACCTATTTAGTATGTCACGATTTCATGACTGCTAGCCAGGCTTGGCATGTGTTAGAGCCTTGTTAACTGAGCACTACACTGATATTACAGGAAGGTCCATCCATATACGGGAAAGTGCATAAATAGAGCTCATCCATTTTATTAGTTCCTGATTGTACAAACTATTACTCTATTAGCAACACAACCTTCTAAACTATGTTTGGTATGTCGAACACACGTCGTTCAGGGCACAAATTATTGATTTTACATTTTAACTGATGATGTCTATTCTAACAAAAGGATATAGGCACCACCTATTCGTGTTTCAGCGATTTCAGGTTCCAAGTGAAATACAGTTTGCAGCTTAAGAAGGAATGGCAGAAATGTGTACATTCGCACCAATTGAACACAAATAGCAACATATTTCACATTCCAGCAGCTATGGCATGGGAATCTCTTTGCCAAGCAAAGATTAACAGTATTCATTGGCCACGTTTTAACTACTCTCTGGCAGTATCAAACATGATCAGTGGATAAATCTTATGTGTCCAAACAAAGCATCCGAGTTTTCCCCAATTTTGATGTGAGGAATGAGAAAACATACCAGATACCCCAGATACGACCTCCGGGGCTGAGATCTTGTAGAATGGCACACCAGTCTCATTGGCAATGGCATGCGCAAGGGTGGTCTTTCCGCAACCAGGCGGTCCGTGTAGCAGCAGCCCAGCGACAGGCCTAACCCCAAGGCGCTGCGGCAGCTCCGGATGGCACAAGGGCACGACCACTTCCATCATCAGCTCCTCTATCACCGCCTCCATCCCACCGAGATCGGCGAACCTCGGCCCCTTCTCCCCTCTGACGATTCCTTCAGAGGCCGCGGCGTCCGGCTTAGCATCTCCGCCGGCGCCCCCGTCGGACGTGATGAGGCGGCGCGCCTTCTCTGCGGTCACCTCAATCTCCAGCTGCTGCTGGTTAGCGGCGGGGTTCCGCTTGGGCGTCTGCGCACGCACGGCGTACTGGGAGCGGAGCGAGGAATTGAAGTCGAAGGCGGGGGACGGTGGCGGGTGTGCGGCCTCGTCGGAGacggaggtggaggaggaggtcgTGGCGTGGGCGTCGTGGCGGCGACGGGATGCGGaggagccggaggaggaggatgagggggAGGGTATCGAGGAGAGGACGCGGCGGACCAAGGCGATGAAGGGGTCGAGCTTCTGGCGGCGGAACTCGGGGTGGTGGATGCGGAGGGTGTCGGCGACGTCCTCGGCggaggcgccggcgccggctagGCCGCCGTTTAATATGTAGAGGCGGAGC
The genomic region above belongs to Panicum hallii strain FIL2 chromosome 4, PHallii_v3.1, whole genome shotgun sequence and contains:
- the LOC112888883 gene encoding haloacid dehalogenase-like hydrolase domain-containing protein Sgpp, producing MAAPTANGNPTVSSLATTVPVQAVLFDIDGTLCDSDPLHHVAFQELLLEIGYNNGVPIDDEFFIKNIAGRSDAEAAQNLFPDWELEKGLKFLAEKDAKYRSLAKERLEHVKGLGKVVQWVKDHGYKRAAVTNAPRINAELMISLLGLSDFFQAIIIGGECEQPKPAPYPYLKALKELQVSAEHTFIFEDSASGIRAGVAAGMPVVAVATRNPEKSLLEAGASLLIKDYEDPKLWAALEEIDREEAKLKKASA
- the LOC112888884 gene encoding haloacid dehalogenase-like hydrolase domain-containing protein Sgpp; the encoded protein is MASAIGRVASLEAVLFDIDGTMAISDPFHHRATSEMLIKVGYNDGVPITHEFGMTHMAGRSNEQIGQFLFPGWDQGRLDAFFAEKEALFARYAGEGLKEIAGLTALCRWASERGLKRAAVTNAPRANAELMISILGLSDFFQLVVTGEDCERSKPFPDPYLRALDLLGASPGHTLVFEDSPIGVQAGVAAGMPVIAIADESREGKLLAVGASLVIRDYRDPKLWAELGKLDTTRPRESC
- the LOC112888882 gene encoding cell division control protein 48 homolog C, which translates into the protein MAKRPRHGGAGPSRLPPLGRKLRLYILNGGLAGAGASAEDVADTLRIHHPEFRRQKLDPFIALVRRVLSSIPSPSSSSSGSSASRRRHDAHATTSSSTSVSDEAAHPPPSPAFDFNSSLRSQYAVRAQTPKRNPAANQQQLEIEVTAEKARRLITSDGGAGGDAKPDAAASEGIVRGEKGPRFADLGGMEAVIEELMMEVVVPLCHPELPQRLGVRPVAGLLLHGPPGCGKTTLAHAIANETGVPFYKISAPEVVSGVSGASEENIRGLFQKAYRTAPSIVFIDEIDAIASKRENLQREMERRIVTQLMTCMDQFHQNIGSGSSDLDAESSEKKPGYVIVIGATNRPDAVDQALRRPGRFDREISLGVPDENARKQILKMLTQNLRLEGEFDLFKIARATPGFVGADLKALVDKAGNLAMKRIIDERRAQYCRNHDGNSKHDWWRQPWDAGEVEGLHITMDDFEEATKMVQPSLRREGFSSVPDVTWDDVGGLDSLRKEFDRCIIRCIKHPEDYEVFGVNMQAGFLLFGPPGCGKTLIAKAVAHEAGANFIHIKGPELLNKYVGESESEVRKIFTRARTNSPCILFFDEVDALTTKRGKEGGWVVERLLNQLLIELDGADQRQGVYVIGATNRIDVIDDAVLRPGRFGKKHFVPLPGAEERVSILKAHARSKPISSDVDLAALAHREECNNLTGADLASLVNEAAMAALEERLEFLDNGISSMSSSSLIELSHFERALSKVKPSVSEQQIRHYEALSKRYSSS